From Armatimonadota bacterium:
CGGTGGCGTTCGTCGGTCTCGTGGCGTGGCCGGTGCGTTACCGGTACTTCCGGGACCTCTGGAGTACCCTGGAGTACGGGGCCCGGAACGCCCTCACGGTGGCGGTGGCCTGTGCCGTGGTGGGCGTCATCATCGGGGTTGTGACCCTCACGGGGCTTGGGAACGCCTTCGTGACCCTCACCGTGACCCTCGGGCAGCACAACCTGTTCCTGACCCTCGCGCTCGTGATGGTGGCGTGCACCATCATCGGAAGCGGGATCCCCACCACGGCCACCTACATCATCCTGGCGGCCCTGGCGGTTCCCGCCATCGAGCAGCTCCTGCCCGCCACGGGACCGCAGGTGGCTCCCGGAGTCCCCGTCACCCGCCTCGCGGCCCACCTCTTCATCTTCTACTATGGGGTAATCGCGGACCTCACCCCCCCGGATGCCCTGGCGGCCTACGCCGCGGCCGGCATCGCCCGCACCCCTCCCTTCCCTGTGAGCCTGGAGGCTACCCGTCACGCCCTCGCGGCCATCCTGGTGCCCTACATGTTCGTCTACTCCCCGGAGATCCTCCTGCTGAGCGGAGGTCCGGCGGACCAGGCCCTGGCCGTGGCCACGGCCCTGGTGGGGATCGTGCTGCTCAGCGCGGGCGTGAGTGGATACTTCTTCTGGCATGCGCACCTCCTGGAACGGGTCGTCCTGGTGGCAGCCTCCGTGGTCCTCGTGTTTCACAACCCCCTGCTGGACCTCCTGGGCCTGGGCGCCGCTGCTCTGGTGGCGGTCGCTCAGCGGTTGCGCCGTTCGAGGGCATCTGCCCGGATGCTGCAGACGGTCCCGCTGCCCGCGACACCCATCCCCGGTGCCGGCTCAGAGACGGTTCGTACACACGCTCCCCGGTGGACGTGGTCTGAGGAGCAAGGATGGCGACGGGAGGAGTGAGGCGGAAAGTGGGCATCCTCGGTGTGCCCCTGGACCTGGGCAGCAACCGGCGGGGTACGGATATGGGCCCGAGTGCGATGCGGTACGCACGGCTCGTGGAATCCCTCGGGAGCCTCGGGTGGGAAGTGCGGGACTTCGGGAACGTGAGCTTCCCCGTGATGGAACAGTTGGCGCAGGGATCCCCGCGGCTCCGCTATGGGGAGGTGGTCGCCCGCGTTGCGGAGGAAGTGTTCCAGCAGGTCGGGCGGATCCTCGAAGAGGGATACCTCCCCGTGGTCCTAGGTGGCGATCATAGTACGAGCCTGGGGACCGTGGCCGCGGTACGGCGCCACTTCCCAGAGACAGGGCTCCTGTGGGTGGACGCCCACGCGGACTGCAACACCCCCCAGACCACCCCCTCGGGCAACGTGCACGGTATGGTGCTCGCGTGCCTGCTGGGGGAGGGGGATCCACGGCTGGTGCAGGTGGGTGGGTTCTGGCCCAAGGTGAGCCCAGATGAGGTGGCCCTGGTGGGGCTGCGGGAGGTGGATCCGGGCGAGCGGGAGTTTCTGAAGCGGTGGGGGGTGGTGGCCTTCACCATGAAGGAGGTGGACGAGCGGGGAATCGCCGCCGTGGTGTGGGAGGCCATCGGGGTGGCGGGACGGGGTGGGCGGATCCACCTGAGCCTGGACCTGGATGCCGTGGATCCGCAGTATGCGCCCGGAGTGGGAACCCCGGTGCCGGGCGGACTCACGTACCGGGAAGCACACCTCGCCATGGAGTTGGTTGCGGAGACCGGCCAGCTGGTGTCCGTGGAGGTGGTGGAGGGGAACCCCATCCTGGACGACCACAACCGCACGGCGCAGCTGGCGGTGGAGCTGTTGAGTTCCGCCCTCGGCAAGCGCGTCCTCTAGCGGGACCTGTGGAAGTAGGACCGGGCCAGCTCCACAAAGGCGCGGGTGCTGCTGGAGAGGTCTCCCGTGCGGCGTAGGGCTAGGAAGATCTCTCGCCGGGTCTCCGGGAGTCCGGTTACCCGACGTACCCGCACCATCCCCGAGCGCACGAAGGGCACCACGGACCGGAGGGGCGCAAATCCGATGCCCATGCCCCGGGCGATCAGGAGCACGCCCAGGGGGATGCCGTCCACCTCGATCTGCGCGCGCATTCCCAGTTCCTCCCGCATCCAGTGTTCGAACTCCTCGTACCCCTCTCCCCATTGCATGCTGATGAGGGGCCAGTCCACCACCTGGCCTGCCAGGATGCGGCTGCGGCGAACCAGTTCGTGCTGCGGGGGGAGCACCAGCACGATCTCGTCCTTCAAGAGGGGCTCCACCGCGATGAGGGGCTCGTGCAGGGGCCGCACCAGGAACCCCACGTCCACCATCCGGTCGTGCAACAACGCCATCACCTCGTTGGAGTGGCCGTAGCGCACCACCACCCGGGCTTGGGGCCGCTCCCTCCGGAAGGCCTCCAGCAGGTCCGGGAGGATGGCGATGGCCGCGGACACGGTGGCCCCCACGGTCACAGTCCCCTGGCCCGTGGCCTCCCGGGCCGCCTCCAGCCCCTGCTGCAGGAGTTCCACCACCCGCTGGGCGTAGGGGAGGAGAGCCTCCCCCGCCTCCGTGAGGCGCACGGTACGTCCCTTCCGCTCGAACAGGGGCCGGCCCAGCTCCTGCTCCAGGGCCTGGATGCGGGCCGTGACGGAGGGCTGGGTGAGGAAGAGGGCGCTCGCGGCCTTGGTGAAGCTGCGTTCCCGGGCCACGGCCAGAAAGGCCTCCAGGTTCTTCTCGATGCCCTCAGGGATCCGGTTCACCTCCACCTCCTCCTTACATCCATAAGCGGTTTCTATGGTTCTCGGTCACCCCCGTCCATCCCTCCCCGCTGGTCCGGTAGGAACTGCCTGCGGTAGGATGGGAACAAATGGATCCGCTCAAGGCCCTGGGGGAGTTCTTCCGGCGCAGCCGGGAACTTGCCGCGGTGTACCTGTACGGCCGCTACGCTGAACCTCCCACGTATCCCGACAGCGACATCGAGGTAGCCTTGCTGTTCCGGCCGGAAGTGGCGGAGGAGGACATCCGGGAGTACCTGGAACACCTTGCGGAGGAGAACCCCCTGGGTCCCACGGACGGGGTGCTCATGCCCACGGTCCTCAACGGGCACATCCTCCCCGTGCAGTACGAACAGATCCGGTTCGGGCAGGTGCTGTTGGAGAACGCTCCGGATCTCCGCCAGCGATTTGAGGCGGAGGTGGAGGCGCGGATGCGGGCGGAGCGGGCGCGCCACCTGGAGGAGGCCCGGGAGATCCTGCAGCAGGCCCGCGCCATGGGGGAAGGGATCCCCGCCTTCTCCATCCCACCGGGTCGGACCCTGCGGCTGGTGGATCCCATCCGGGTCGGGTGGCGGCTGGGCCGGGTGCTCACCTCCTGCGCGGTGATCGAGGTGAGCACCCGGGACATAGAGCAGACGGCGAAGGACCCGGAGCAGGTCGCCCAGGTGGTAGGATGGTTCAGCAACGCGGTGGGGGCCGCTACGGGCATCGCAAAGGCCATGCTCACCACCTACGAGGAGCCCCGCCCCCCCCGCCGGTGGCAGGTCTTCCTCCCCCTCGCGGACCTGGGCATCCTCCCCATGGAGCAGGCCCTCTGGATGGCGGCCCTGGTGGAGTCCCGGTGGCGGCTGGTGACCGCGGGATCCGTGGACCGACCGGAGCGCACCCTAGGAACCCTGCGGGCCTCCCTCCCCGCCCTCCTCCACTTCGCCCGGGTGAGCGCATGGGCCACGGACCTGGTGGAAGAGGGGGAGGGGAGCCGCATACACTGACGAGGAGGCTTTGCCCTCAGTGCCGAACCATACCAGGGGAGGAGGAAGCGTGGGGCGACGCATCCTCGTCGTGGACGACGAGGAACCCATCCGGGGTCTGGTGCGGCAGATCCTGGAGCGGGAGGGGTTTGAGGTGGAGACGGCCTCAGACGGCCCCACGGGACTGGAGAAAGCGACCAGCGGCGAGTTTGACCTGATCCTCCTGGATGTCCGCATTCCCAAAAAGGACGGCATGACCGTCCTCCGGGAGATCCGGGAAGTGGATCCGGACGCGGTAGTGATGATCATCACCGCGTACGCCTCCATCGAGCAGGCCCTGGAGGCTTTGCGGGCGGGTGCTTACGACTACATCCCCAAGCCCTTCAAGAGGGACGAGCTCCTGGTCCGGGTGCGCCGGGCCCTCGACTACGAGCGGTTGCGGGCGGAGAACCGCCGCCTGCACGAGGAGCTGCGGCGGACCTTTAAGTTCGAAGGCATCGTGGGGACTTCCCCGAAGATGCGGGAGGCATTGCGGATTGCTGCGGCGGTGGCGTCCACGGACGCCACCGTCCTCATCTACGGGGAGACGGGGACCGGCAAGGAGGTCCTGGCCCGATCCATCCACTACCAGAGCCACCGGGCCCAGGGACCGTTTGTGGCCATCAACTGCGGTGCCATCCCGGAAACCCTGCTGGAGACGGAACTCTTCGGCCATGAGAAGGGTGCTTACACCGGGGCCATCCAGAGTCGTGTCGGGAAGTTCGAGGCCGCCTCGGGCGGCACGATCTTCCTCGATGAGGTGGGGGACATGAGCCCCGCCATGCAGGTGAAGCTCCTGCGGGTGCTGCAGGAGCGGACCATCGAGCGGGTGGGCGGGAACCGCCCCATTAAGGTGGACGTCCGGGTGATCGCGGCCACCAACCGGGATCTGCGGCAGGCCATCCGGGAGGGAAGCTTCCGGGAGGACCTCTTCTACCGGCTCAGCGTGATCCCCATCCATCTGCCCCCCTTGCGGGAGCGGCTGGAGGACATCCCCATCCTGGCCCAGCACTTCCTGGAACGCTACCGGGAGCGCTACCGGAAGAACGTCCGGGGCTTCAGCCCACAGGCCCAGCGTAAGCTGCGGCGCTACCCCTGGCCCGGCAACGTACGGGAGCTGGAGTTCTGCATCGAGCGGGCGGTGATTCTCTGTACGGGAGAAGAGATCACCGCGCAGGATCTGTGGCTACAGGAGGAGGAAGAGGATCGTTTCCCAACCCTGGCGGAGGTAGAACGACGGCACATCCTCCACGCCCTGGAGGAGGCCAGAGGAGACCTGGCAAGGGCTGCGGCCCTGTTGGGAATCGGCGTTCCCGCCCTGCGCCGGAAGGTCGGGGAGCACCGCCTGGAAGAGCATCTCGTGGGAGACCCGGAGCCATGAAGATCGAGCAGACGGTGGCACTCCGCCCCCTCCCTCAGCTCCGCATGGTCCCCAAGCTCATGGCGGTAAACGCCATCCTGGTGCTGCCCTTGCAGGCGCTCGAGGCCCGCATCGAGGCAGAGCTGGACAACAACCCCGCCCTGGAGCGGGAGAACACCCTCTGCCCCCGGTGTGGAATGGAACTCGGGGGCGTGCTGTGCGGCAACTGCGGGCACCTCCTCGGCGAGCTGCTTTCGGAGGACCCGATCCCCACCGCTCCGAGGACGGAGGGTGAGGAAGACTTCGATCCGCTGACGCTTCTCCCCGCGGAGGTCTCCCTCCACGAACACCTCCTCCTGCAGCTCCATGCCCAGCGGCTGCAGGGCAGGCGCCGGGAGATCGGGGAGTTCCTGGTGGGCTCCATCGACGAGCGCGGATATCTCCAAGCGGATCTGGGGGAGGTGGCCGTGCGGTTCCGGGTTTCCCGGCGGGTGGTGGAGGAGGTGCTGGGAGTGATCCAAGGGTTCGATCCCCCCGGGGTAGGAGCTCGATCCGTGGAGGAGTGCCTGCTGCTGCAGCTGCGGGCCCTGGAGCCCACGCGGGAGAACCTCCTGGCCCGGCGGGTGATTGAGGCGGAGGGTCTTGTGGAGCTGGCCCGGGGGCAGTACGGCAAGATCGCCCGGCGATTGGGGTGCACCTCCCAGGAGGTCCGGCGGGCCCACGCCTACCTCTGTACCTCGTGCTACCCGTATCCCGCGGACCGGTACGAGGTGGAGCGAGAAGGGGGCGGCCGCCGGCGTCCGGAGGAAGTCCCCCGGCCGGACGTGATCATCGTGCGCACGCCCCGAGGCTACGCGGTGGAGGTGGCGGGTTCGCCCACCATGGGGCTCCGGTTGAATCCCCTCTACCGGGACCTGTACCGGCAGGCGCGGGAGGAGCCCCAGGCATTTGCGCCACACGCCCAGGAGCACATCCGGGACCACGTGAACCGGGCCAAGCTCTTCATCGAGACCATTAAGCGCCGAAACTGGACCCTGCGGAAGATCTTCGAGGTGATCGTGGCGGTGCAGCGGGAATTCCTGGATCGGGGCCCACGGTTCCTCAAGCCCCTCACCCTGGCAGGGGTGGCCGCGCGGCTTGGCATCAGCGAAAGCACGGTGAGCCGGGCCCTGGACGGGAAGTACGTGCAGCTCCCTGACGGTCGCATCGTCTCGAGCCACGTGTTCTTCGAGCCCCGCCGGCCTATCAAGGAGCGCATCCGGCAGCTGGTGGCCCAGGAGGACCCCCGACATCCCCTTACGGACCAAAAGATCTCGGCCCTCCTGCGGCGGGAGGGAGTCCACGTGGCCCGCCGGACGGTGGCGAAGTACCGGGAGGAACTGGGGATCCCCAGTTCCTCCGTCCGTCGCCGGCGGGTCACCCTGGGCGTCCCTACATCCGAAGCGGTAGGAGGCCGGTGATGCGGATCGAGGTCCAGCCCACCCCCAACGTGCACGCCCTGAAGTTCACCCTGGACCGGTGGGTGACGGAAGGGCGGAGCCGCACGTACACCTCTCCAGAGCAAGCTCAAGATGACCCCCTTGCTGCCCGACTCCTCGCCATCCCCGGGGTGCGGATGGTGTTCCTGCTCCGGGACTTCGTCACCGTGACCCGGGATCCGGAGGCGGACTGGGGCGCCATCGTCCCGGAAGTGGAGCGGTGTCTGCGGGAGCACTTCGGGGACGGGTGAGGCCCGCGTTCCTTCGTGGTACCATACGCACGGCCCCCCGGAGAGGAGGACGACCGTGCGGATCGATCGGGAACTTGTCGCCCACATCGCCCGACTGAGCCGGCTGGAACTCACAGAGGAGGAGCTGGAGCGCTACCGGCTTCAGCTCAACACCATCCTGGAGTACTTCGGCCGGCTTTCGGAGCTCCCCACGGAAGGGGTGGAGACCACTGCTCACCCCATCCCCGCGACCAACGTCTTCCGGGAGGACGTGGTGGCACCCTCCCTGCCCCTGGAGGAGGTTCTGGCCATGGCCCCGCAGACCCGGGAAGGGTACTTCGTGGTCCCGAGAGTGCTGGAGCCGGAGCCATGACGGACCTCCTGGAACTTCCCTACCACGCCCTGCGCCCGCGCCTCGGCCGCGACCTCTCCGTACGGGAAGTGGTGGAGATGTACCTGGACCGCATCGAGCGCACGGACGGAGTCGTGCGGGCGTACCTCACCGTGACCGCGGATCTGGCCAGGGCCCAGGCCCGGATGTGGGACGAGCGGATCCGGCGGGGCGAAGAGCTACCGCCCCTCGTGGGCTTCCCCGTGGCCCTCAAGGACAACCTCTGCACCCGCGGGGTGCGTACCACATGTGGAAGCCGGATCCTGGAGAACTTCGTCCCTCCCTACGATGCCACCGCGGTGCGACGGCTGGTGGAGGCGGGGGCGGTGGTGCTCGGCAAGACCAACCTGGATGAGTTCGCCATGGGCAGCAGCACAGAGCACTCCGCCTTTTTCGCCACCCGCAACCCCTGGAACCCGGAATACGTGCCCGGAGGATCCAGTGGGGGGTCTGCGGCCGCGGTTGCGGCCCGCAGCGCCCTGGGAGCACTCGGATCGGACACGGGCGGATCTGTGCGGCTTCCCGCGGCCCTGTGCGGAGTTGTGGGGCTCAAGCCCACCTACGGCCGCGTGTCCCGGTACGGGCTCGTGGCGTACGCCAGCTCCCTGGACCAGATCGGGCCCATCGCCCGGGATGTGCGGGACTGCGCCCTGCTGCTGCAGGTCATTGCGGGCAAGGACCCCATGGACACTACCTCCGTGGAGGTCCCGGTGCCGGACTACCTCTCCTCCCTCCGGCCCGGGGTGCAGGGGGTGCGGATCGGAATCCCCCGGGAGGCCTTTGGGGAGGGACTGCGCTCCGCGGTGCGGGAAGCGGTGCAGGGGGCGGTGCGGGTGCTGGAGCGGGAGGGTGCGGTGGTGGAGGAGGTGCGCCTCCCGACCCTGGAGTATGCCCTCCCCGCCTACTACCTCATCGCGTGCGCGGAGGTGAGCAGCAACCTGGCCCGTTACGACGGCGTGGCCTACGGGTACCGCTCCCCCCGCGCCTCCGATCTCTACACCCTCTACACCCGAACCCGGGCCGAGGGGTTCGGTCCGGAGGCGAAGCGCCGGATCATGCTGGGCACGTTCGCGCTCTCCGCGGGCTACTACGAGGGCTTCTACCGCAAGGCCCAGCAGGTGCGGACCATGGTCCGGCGGGACTTCGAGCGGTGCTTCGAGCGGGTGGATCTCCTCGTCACCCCCGTTTCACCCACGCCCGGATTCCGCCTGGGCGAGCGGCTGGAGGACCCCCTCCAGATGTACTTGGTGGACATCTATACCCTGCCCGTGAATCTGGCAGGGCTGCCGGCCATCGCGATCCCCTGTGGATTCTGGGAAGGGCTGCCCATGGGGATGCAGCTCATCGGCCGCGCCTTCGACGAGGAGACGCTTCTGCGGGTTGCGTACACGTACGAGCAGGTTGCTGGGAAGACCGCGGTGCGCCCGAGGATTGGGGAGGAGGAACGGTGACGGACTACGAGGCGGTCATCGGACTCGAGATCCACGTGCAGCTGCGGACGGAGTCCAAGATGTTCTGCGGGTGCAGTACCCGGTTCGGGGCTCCGCCCAACACGCAGACGTGCCCTACGTGTCTGGGCCTTCCCGGCGCCCTCCCGGTAATCAACCGGAAGGCGATAGAGCTCGGGCTGCGCACGGCCCTGGCCCTTCACTGCACCATCCACCCCAGGTCCCAGTTCCACCGCAAGAACTACTACTATCCGGACCTCCCCAAGAACTACCAGATTTCCCAGTACCAGTACCTCGACCACCCCCCCCTCGCCACGGACGGGTATCTGGAGATTGACGTGGGAGGCGAGCTCCGCCGCGTCGGGATCCGACGGGTACACCTGGAGGAGGACACGGGCCGGCTCGTGCATCCGGAGGGCGCGGACTACAGCCTGGTGGACTACAACCGATCCGGTGTGCCCCTCATGGAGATCGTCACCTATCCGGATCTCCGCTCCCCTCAGGAAGCCCGGGCGTTTCTGCTCAAGCTCCGGCAGATCCTCCAGTACGCGGAGGTGAGCTCCGGCCGCATGGAGGAGGGCACCCTGCGGTGCGACGCCAACGTCTCCCTCCGGCGGCCCGGAGACCCCCTCGGCACCCGCACGGAGGTGAAGAACATGAACTCCATCCGGGCGGTGGAGCGGGCGTTGCAGTACGAGATCGAGCGGCAACGGACCCTGCTGCAGCGGGGGGAAGCGGTGGTGCAGGAGACCCGGCACTGGGACGAGCGGGGGGGATTCACCTTCTCCTCCCGGACCAAGGAGGAGGCGGAGGATTACCGGTACTTTCCGGAGCCAGACCTCGTACCCCTGGAGATTACCCCCGCGTGGATCGAGCAGGTGCGCGAAGCCCTCCCGGAGCTCCCGGATGCCCGCCGCGACCGACTCATGCGCGTGTACGGGTTCAGCCGATACGAGGCGGAGCTCCTGGTCTCCACCCGGTTCCAGGCGGACTTCTTCGAGGAGGCGGTGCGGCTGCACCCAAGTCCCCGGGCGATCGCCAATTGGCTGGTGGGAGATGTGGCGGGCTACCTCAATGAGCACAACCTGGAGCTGGAAGACCTTCCCATCACCCCCCTGCATCTTGCAGAGTTGGTTCGGCTCGTCGAGGAGGGCGTGATCTCCGGTCGCATCGCCAAGGAGATCCTTCCCGAGGTGCTCGGGAGTGGGAAACGTCCCGGGGAGATGGTGCAGGAACGGGGGTTGGTGCAGATCAGCGACGAGGAGGCCCTGCGGGAGGTGGTGCGGGCCGTGCTCGCGGACTATCCCGCGCCCGTGCAGGACTTCCGCAAGGGCAAGGAACGGGCCATTGGGTTCCTGGTGGGACAGGTCATGAAGCGGACGGGGGGACGTGCCAACCCTGCCCTCGTGAACCGCATCCTCCGGGAGGAGCTCGAACGCCTGCCCGCCTGAGGGTCCTGCGGAGGGTTCCATGCCCCGTGCCTCGATCCGGAGCCCACTTCCCGGCCCCCGGAGTGCGACGGTTTCTGGAACGGGCCCATCCGGTCACCCCCACGGTGGACGAGCTCCAGACGGGGTTGAGGCGCACGGGCCGCCTGTGGGCCGTGGAGCACTTCGGGGTGGAGCCCGATCCGCTGGTGGTGGGCAAGTCCATCGCCGCCGGATTGCCGCTCTCCGCGGCGATCAGCCGGGCCGGGGTCCTGGATTGCGTGCCCGGGATCTCCAGAGCCGGTGCGCCTGGGTCGGGGACGTCCGGGGGCAGGGTGGCTACACTACAATATCAGGATGAGCGAAAAAAGGAGGGGGGGCCAGGATGTCCGCGTTCGTCCACCTCCACGTGCACAGCGAGTACTCCCTCCTCGACGGGCACAGCCGGATCGCACCGCTCCTGCACCGATGCCGGGAACTGGGAATGCCAGCCCTGGCCCTCACGGACCACGGAGCCCTCTACGGGGCCATTGAGTTCTACAGGACCGCGAAGGAGCTGGGAATCAAGCCCATCCTGGGGGTGGAGGCTTATGTGGCGCCCCGGCGGTACACGGATCGGGATCCGAAACTCGACGCCAGCAGCTTCCACCTGACCCTTCTGGCGGAGGACAACGAGGGATATCGCAACCTGATTCAGCTGGTGACCCGGGCGCATCTGGAGGGCTTCTACTACCGCCCCCGGATCGATCGGGAGCTGCTGAGCCAGTACCGCAAGGGCCTCATCGGGCTCTCGGGGTGTCTGCAGGCGGAGATCCCGCAGAAGCTGTTGCAGGGAGATTACCGGGCAGCCCGGGAACTCGCGGCCACCTACCGGGATCTATTTGGCCCCGGGAACTTCTACATCGAGGTGCAGAACCAGGGGTTGGCGGAGCAGCACCGCATCCTGCCGGATCTCATACGCATCGCACGGGATCTGAAGCTGCGGCTTGTGGCCACCAACGACGTGCACTACGTGATGCCGGAGGACGCGGAGGCCCAGGACGTCCTCATGTGCATCCAGATGAACAAGACCCTGCAGGATGCCGACCGCCCCCGCATGGGGGATGTCCCTGCCTTCTACCTGAAGAGCCCGGAGGAGATGCGCGAGGCCTTCCCGGACCTTCCGGAGGCCCTGCAGAGCACCCTGGAGATCGCGGAGCGGTGCTCGGTGGAGATCGAGCTGAACGTGCCCAAGCTCCCGGACTTCCCTGTCCCGGAAGGCTTCACCCCTCAATCGTACCTCCGGTACCTGTGCGAGGAAGGACTCCGGCGCCTGTACCCCCAGATCACCCCGGAAATCCGGGAGCGGCTGGAGTACGAGCTGAGCGTCATCGAGAAGATGGGATACGCCCCCTATTTCCTCATCGTGCAGGACTTCGTGAACTTTGCCCGTCGGAACGGCATCCTCACCACCGTACGGGGATCCGCGGCAGGATCCCTGGTGCTGTACGCGTGCGGGGTCACGGACGTGGACCCGATCGCCTACCGGCTGCCCTTCGACCGCTTCCTGAACCTGGAACGGTACACCCTTCCGGACATCGATGTGGATTTCATGGATACCCGCCGGGACGAGGTCATCCGGTACGTGATGGAGAAGTACGGGTCGGACCGGGTGGCCCACATCATCACCTTCGGCACCATGAAAGCCCGACAGGCGGTGCGGGATGTGGGCCGGGTGCTGGGGATGAACTACGGGGAGGTGGACCGCATCGCCAAGCGTGTCCCCCCGCACCTCACCCTGGAGCAGGCCCTGGAGCAGGACCCGGAGCTGCGTCGGCTCGGACAGGAGGATCCACGGGTAGCTCGGCTGCTGGATCTGGCTAAGAAGCTGGAGGGGGTGGCCCGGAACGCCAGCACGCACGCGGCGGGCGTCATCATCTCCCGGGATCCCCTCACGGACCACGTCCCCCTCACCCGGGGCAGGGACGGCGCCATCATGACCCAGTACGACATGACGAGTGTCGCAGACATCGGCCTTGTAAAGTTTGACTTCCTGGGCCTGACCAACCTTACCATCCTGGACACAGCCCTCCGGATCATCGAGCGGCGCCGGGGTGTGCGCCTCGATCTCCAGAAGATTCCCCTCGACGATGCGAGAACCTATGAGCTCCTGAGCCGGGGGGAGACGGTAGGAGTGTTCCAGCTGGAGTCCGCAGGAATGCGTCGTTACCTGCAGGAGCTGCGCCCCAGCAGTATCCAGGACATCATGGCCATGGTGGCCCTGTTCCGCCCCGGTCCCATGGCCAACATCCCCGTCTACATCCGCCGCAAGCACGGGCGGGAACCCGTAACCTACCTCCACCCCGTGCTGGAGCCCGTGCTGCGGGAGACCTATGGGGTCCTGGTGTACCAGGAGGATGTAATGACGGTGGCCCAGGCGATGGCAGGCTACACCCTGGCGGAGGCGGATGTGCTGTGCTACGCCATCCGCAAGAAGATCAAGGACAAGCTCCTCGCCCAGCGGGAGAAGTTCGAACGGGGGGCCCGGGAGCGGGGGATCCCCAAGGAGATCGTGGATAAGGTGTTCGAGCAGTTCGAGCCCTTTGCCCGCTACGGATTCAATCGAGCCCACGCGGCCTGCTACGGGCTCATCGCGTACTACACCGCCTACCTCAAGGCCAACTACCCCGCGGAGTACATGACCGCGGTCCTCAGCGCGGACAGCGGCAATCTGGAACGCATCGCCCTGGACGTGGAGGAGTGCCGGCGCATGGGAATGGAGGTTCTGCCGCCGGACATCAACCAGAGCGATGTGGACTTCACCGTGGTGGACGACCGCACCATCCGGTTCGGCCTTGGCTCCATCAAGAACGTGGGCGGCACCGCCACGGAGCACATCGTCCAGGTACGGGCCGCGGGCCCCTTCCGCTCCCTGTTCGATTTCTGTGCCCGCGTGGACGGGCGCCTGGTAACCCGACGGGTGGTGGAGAGCCTCATCAAGGCCGGCGCCTTCGATTCCCTGGGGGACCGGGCGCGGCTGCTGGCAGCCCTCGACAGCGCCCTGGAGTACGGCAGCCGTAGGCAGCGGGCGAAGCCCAGCCAGACAGGGCTGTTCGCCTTTGGAGAGGAGGAAGTCCCCCCGCTGCCGGAGGTAGCCCCCTTTGACCGTCCACAGCTGCTGAGCATGGAGCGGGAGACTCTGGGGCTGTACCTCACGGACCATCCCCTCCGCAGTTGGCAGCCCCTGCTGGATCGCTACGTGCGCCACCGCCTCGCGGAGCTGGGGAGCCTGGCGGATGGGGAAGTTGTGGTGTGCGGGGGGATGCTCACGGGCGTGCGGGAGAAAATCTCCCGGGCCACCGGCAGTCGCTGGGCCCAGGCGGTCCTGGAGGACCTCACGAGTTCCGCGGAGGTCGTGGTGTGGCCCAAGACCTACGAGCGGTACCGGGAGGTCCTGCGGCCGGAAGCGGTGGTGGTGGTGCGGGGCCGGGTGGAAATCCAGGAGGGGCGGGCTCGGGTGCTGGCGGAGGAGGTGCTGCCCGTGGAGGGCAATCCGGGGGCCAACGGCCCCTCGGAGGGTCCGCGGACCCTCCACATCCGCATCGCCAGTGCGGAGGAGCTGCTGCAGCTGGTGGAATTCCTGGCCGGCCGCCCGGGCCCGCGGCCGGCCTACGCGCACGTCCTCACCGTGCGGGGCGAGAGCATCCACCGTCTCCGACAGGGGGTTCCCAGGGACGGGGCGTTCCGGGAGGAGCTGGAGCAGCTTCTGGGCCCCGGGAGCGTGTGGGAGGAGTGAGGTTGAGGCTGGTCGTACTGGACGCCAGCGGCCTC
This genomic window contains:
- the gatC gene encoding Asp-tRNA(Asn)/Glu-tRNA(Gln) amidotransferase subunit GatC → MRIDRELVAHIARLSRLELTEEELERYRLQLNTILEYFGRLSELPTEGVETTAHPIPATNVFREDVVAPSLPLEEVLAMAPQTREGYFVVPRVLEPEP
- the gatA gene encoding Asp-tRNA(Asn)/Glu-tRNA(Gln) amidotransferase subunit GatA, producing the protein MTDLLELPYHALRPRLGRDLSVREVVEMYLDRIERTDGVVRAYLTVTADLARAQARMWDERIRRGEELPPLVGFPVALKDNLCTRGVRTTCGSRILENFVPPYDATAVRRLVEAGAVVLGKTNLDEFAMGSSTEHSAFFATRNPWNPEYVPGGSSGGSAAAVAARSALGALGSDTGGSVRLPAALCGVVGLKPTYGRVSRYGLVAYASSLDQIGPIARDVRDCALLLQVIAGKDPMDTTSVEVPVPDYLSSLRPGVQGVRIGIPREAFGEGLRSAVREAVQGAVRVLEREGAVVEEVRLPTLEYALPAYYLIACAEVSSNLARYDGVAYGYRSPRASDLYTLYTRTRAEGFGPEAKRRIMLGTFALSAGYYEGFYRKAQQVRTMVRRDFERCFERVDLLVTPVSPTPGFRLGERLEDPLQMYLVDIYTLPVNLAGLPAIAIPCGFWEGLPMGMQLIGRAFDEETLLRVAYTYEQVAGKTAVRPRIGEEER
- the gatB gene encoding Asp-tRNA(Asn)/Glu-tRNA(Gln) amidotransferase subunit GatB, which produces MTDYEAVIGLEIHVQLRTESKMFCGCSTRFGAPPNTQTCPTCLGLPGALPVINRKAIELGLRTALALHCTIHPRSQFHRKNYYYPDLPKNYQISQYQYLDHPPLATDGYLEIDVGGELRRVGIRRVHLEEDTGRLVHPEGADYSLVDYNRSGVPLMEIVTYPDLRSPQEARAFLLKLRQILQYAEVSSGRMEEGTLRCDANVSLRRPGDPLGTRTEVKNMNSIRAVERALQYEIERQRTLLQRGEAVVQETRHWDERGGFTFSSRTKEEAEDYRYFPEPDLVPLEITPAWIEQVREALPELPDARRDRLMRVYGFSRYEAELLVSTRFQADFFEEAVRLHPSPRAIANWLVGDVAGYLNEHNLELEDLPITPLHLAELVRLVEEGVISGRIAKEILPEVLGSGKRPGEMVQERGLVQISDEEALREVVRAVLADYPAPVQDFRKGKERAIGFLVGQVMKRTGGRANPALVNRILREELERLPA